DNA sequence from the Manihot esculenta cultivar AM560-2 chromosome 11, M.esculenta_v8, whole genome shotgun sequence genome:
TCAAAGTATAATTTAAGGATAATTTAGTAAATAACGGTAACATGTAGGGACCTAATTGAAATTGTTCTCAAAGTATATCTGTGGATTGAAAACCCGGAGCCGCAGTGCCCGAAATTGGTCCCTATCACCTCTTAACATCTTCCTTCTTGATTCTTTGAATTATTCTGGATTCGATCAAACCCAAGAAAGAAAAATCGATCCATCTTAAAAAGCCAAGAAATCGCAAGAGCgtctccaaatccccaccagaAGAAAGTACCATATGGAGAACAACGTTAACTTAGGTTCAGGAGAAGCAAAGAATAGTAGGGAACAAGAACAGGAGCAGGAACAGGTCCTTAATTTAGATTCTGCGAATGATACTGGAGACCAAGAGGAACCCCAGCCTCCTCGTCACTCTTCCAGAAGAACTCCCTTCACTAATCTTAGTCAGGTTGATGCGGACCTCGCTCTTGCCCGCACACTTCAAGAACAGGTTTCTCTCTTTCGCTCACATGACACTAGTTTTGTAGATAATTAATCGTTTGGTTCTTCATCGTTATATTGAATCCCAACTTCAATTGTGTTCATAGTTTAcctcagtttttaattttaatttaatgggtttgtttgcttttatttttatttgttaaatcttTTAATGTGCTTACTTGACACCCTAATGGAAGATTATTCAATGACCAAAATATATTGGGTTAAAGGATCTCCTAGTTTTTTATTTACTTCTTTGCGTTTTCGTTGacgtattaatttattatggaGTAGGAAAGGGCATACATGATGTTAAGATTGAACAATGACGGGAGCGATTATGGAAGTTGGGAAGCTGGAAGCTATTTGCatgatgatgaggatgattTTGGTGATCCTGATGTTGAAACTGAAGGAGGCGATGAGGATGAGGATGAGGATGAGGATGAAGATGGCACTGATGATGGCATGGATGCATTTGATGCACATGCTCATGATGATGCTGGAGTTGATAATATTCCTGGCATTCATCTTGACCCTTCTATGTTTTCTAGTGATGAGGCCTATGCCAGAGCCTTACAGGATGCTGAAGAAAGAGAAATGGCTGCTAGATTGTTGGCTCTTGCTGGAATAAATGATCGTGAGTGTTAACAATCAACAAGgatctttttttttcctccctTGCTCTATATCCATCTGCATGTCTCTGTGTTTTTGTCTTCATAAGACCCTTCAAGCTTAACGTActtgcttttattttttacaggAGAAGTAGAGGACAGTGAGGATCATGGTGGTAACTCTCAGGTAAAATTTTGTATCCCTTTATTGAATTCTCCCTTTTCCAATTCTCTTGTTGAGGGATGACCTTAACCTGACAATGTCTCGTCGTGTGACATTTTATAATAAACCTTCAACTGTTATGTGCTGCCTGTTGAATTGATTGTCAACATTTTTGTCTTTGGTAATAAAAGGTATAGATGATATATTAACTGGTGCATCTCCTCTTTTTGCTAATCTGCCTGCACTTTGATGATTCTAGTATTAATGTGCTGAGAACATAGTCAAAAAGTGATTTACTTGAGCAGATGTCAGTGTCATTGATCTCACACTTTAAACAAATGTTATTTGTGCTTTTTCATCATGTTGTACATGTCTGAAGAATTTTCTTTTATCCTCCTCCACTCTTTTTGACAAGAAAAAGATGCAGGGGGTGGGCGGAAGAGCAGAGGGATAATTAGCTAATATTGTGACTGCTTTCTTTTAATTTGAAGTCTTTATCTTTAGGGTTGATTCAAGCCTTGAGACAAAAGGTGtggattaattaattagtagagGCTGTTGCCTTCTTTCGAGGAAACTAGCATTTTGATCCTTTTCAATGAGCGGGTTGATTAGAGCTTCTTAAGAAATACCATCTTGAGGCAACGGGGTGAGATTTTCTTCAATATTTGAATCCAAAACTCTTTGTTTTCTTGTAGATGCTATTTTACATGTATCAAAAAAGTATTTTAGCATTCTGAACTTTGAAGATATTCTATGACACAATGcaactattttaaaaattataatcaagATGACCTCTCCATTTTAATACAAGGCAACATGGATTACAAACCGTGTTAAACATATATCTACAACCCTCAATTGCTGCACAAGTTCACCGTTAAAAGTCGATAAACTAATAATAACAAATTGCATATTAGACTAATTTTGAAATTGAAACTTGTATTTTCTACACTCAAAAAATCTCTTTTTTGGATTCAAATTGGTCTAAGAATGTCTTAAAAGATTCACATTACTTGCTGATTATGATTGTGAAGTCATcttaattatacttttaaatattttaggtgTGTCATAGGATGTTTTGAAAGTTCAGTGTGGTATGAGACTTTTTGGGTAAAATTCAGCACTATATTTATTTGATAGTTATTAAAGGTGCAATGTGCATTCTATTGCAGAAAGGTCTTGGAGCCTAAGCCCAAGGCAAAAGTGTATATTTGTTACAGGTGAGGCACAAAAGAAATAAagtttaagataaattatttatatcttaAGATGGTTAATATGCATAACATATTTTAGAATCTTAAATCAACGTTtttcaaataaaagaaaaagactgAAGATTTTAAAAAAGACTTAAAGCAGTAATGCTAGTATTGTACACCTATTAAATAGTTACTACTTGTTATCAAGTATGACATaatcttcttcttcattattatgaaattcaaatttagTTTCATCACTTCCAGTGTTTTTTATTCTCTTTATTGAAAACCTtgcagagaagaaaaaaaaaataagaaaaatcaaagCTTACAGAAAAGGGAGTGTGAGACAGAGGCTGTCCTTGTAGGGGGTTGGGGGATGGGGTGTGTAAGGATGGTCCTAGGCTTTTATTTTTGGGTTTTGAAGGATAAGAATAGTTGTTGGAAACAAAAAGGACTTAGAA
Encoded proteins:
- the LOC110626805 gene encoding E3 ubiquitin ligase BIG BROTHER-related isoform X1; this translates as MENNVNLGSGEAKNSREQEQEQEQVLNLDSANDTGDQEEPQPPRHSSRRTPFTNLSQVDADLALARTLQEQERAYMMLRLNNDGSDYGSWEAGSYLHDDEDDFGDPDVETEGGDEDEDEDEDEDGTDDGMDAFDAHAHDDAGVDNIPGIHLDPSMFSSDEAYARALQDAEEREMAARLLALAGINDREVEDSEDHGGNSQDAWEEVDPDELSYEELLALGEVVGTESRGLSADTIASLPSVNYKAGSSQNGSNDSCVICRLDYDDGETLTVLSCKHSYHSECINDWLKINKKFHDARGKMDAPCCCSIHPQP
- the LOC110626805 gene encoding E3 ubiquitin ligase BIG BROTHER-related isoform X2, which gives rise to MENNVNLGSGEAKNSREQEQEQEQVLNLDSANDTGDQEEPQPPRHSSRRTPFTNLSQVDADLALARTLQEQERAYMMLRLNNDGSDYGSWEAGSYLHDDEDDFGDPDVETEGGDEDEDEDEDEDGTDDGMDAFDAHAHDDAGVDNIPGIHLDPSMFSSDEAYARALQDAEEREMAARLLALAGINDREVEDSEDHGGNSQDAWEEVDPDELSYEELLALGEVVGTESRGLSADTIASLPSVNYKAGSSQNGSNDSCVICRLDYDDGETLTVLSCKHSYHSECINDWLKINKVCPVCSTEVSTSGHS